In the genome of Vicia villosa cultivar HV-30 ecotype Madison, WI linkage group LG7, Vvil1.0, whole genome shotgun sequence, one region contains:
- the LOC131619338 gene encoding uncharacterized protein LOC131619338: MYLNLVLPKNILATLKREEPDNVSNIRQVYNIWYHNNKAVRGDRNEMQQLLKLLDDNKYVSRYRTCDDEVTVREIFWTHPDLIKLFNTFPTMLFLDSTYKTNKYRLSLFEVVGVTSTEKTYDVGFAFLECEKEDNFRWALEVRRSLLKEQVEKSKAVVTDSDPMLMDAVTKYPGLLKYVESTILDKVKEKFVCVWTDNVRHLGNTTTNRVESTHASLKNWLANNTGDLCRDWDTVNLMIKNQYNEIQTTFGRSITLLEHRFRDNILYSQLIGNMSRSGLNYIFHEAKQDETVGSDSAKCGCIIIKTYISSVLVLLLKRRKVEYLYYFRIGSDKREVFEVDDNMKLHIKEQLRKIGYPETTDMKQPSQPIKTKGASKKLKPTPNDNSTTRAPLYCEHVDKLFPDSSTPKSQKS; this comes from the exons ATGTACTTGAATCTTGTCCtaccgaaaaatatacttgccacattgaaacGGGAGGAACCCGACAATGTATCAAATATAAGACAAGTGTATAACATCTGGTACCACAATAATAAGGCGGTTAGGGGAGATAGAAatgagatgcaacaactgttGAAATTGTTGGATGATAATAAATATGTGTCGCGGTACAGAACTTGCGACGATGAGGTTACAGTCCGAGagattttttggactcatccagatttgataaagttgttcaacacgtTCCCGACAATGCTCTttctcgattctacctacaagaccaacaagtacagACTTTCGTTATTTGAGGTGGTAGGTGTTACATCCACCGAGAAGACATACGACgttggttttgcttttttggagtgtgaaaaagaggataattttagGTGGGCATTAGAGGTGCGTCGGTCACTTTTGAAGGAACAAGTCGAGAAGTCTAAGGCGGTTGTTACGGACAGCGATCCCATGTTAATGGATGCGGTGAcaaag TATCCCGgtttattgaaatatgttgaaagcaccattcttgataAGGTGAAGGAGAAGTTTGTGTGTGTGTGGACTGATAATGTCCGACACCTTGGGAATACAACCACAAACAGAGTTGAGTCGACACATGCTAGTTTGAAAAATTGGTTGGCTAATAACACGGGTGACTTGTGTCGAGATTGGGACACTGTCAATCTCATGATTAAAAACCAATACAATGAGATACAAACCACATTTGGTCGGAGCATTACGTTGTTGGAACATCGATTTAGGGACAATATTCTTTATTCTCAGTTGATCGGCAATATGTCTCGGTCCGGGTTGAACTATATTTTTCACGAGGCCAAACAAGATGAAACTGTCGGTTCCGATAGCGCAAAGTGTGGTTGCATTATTATTAAAACGTATATCTCcagtgtgcttgtgttattgcTAAAAAG AAGAAAAGTTGAGTATCTCTATTACTTCCGAATTGGAAGCGATAAAAGAGAGGTTTTCGAGGTCGATGACAACATGAAACTACACATCAAAGAACAATTGCGGAAGATTGGATATCCCGAAACAACCGACATGAAACAACCTTCTCAACCTATTAAGACAAAGGGTGCTTCAAAGAAATTGAAGCCTACACCGAATGACAACTCGACTACACGGGCTCCTTTGTATTGTGAGCACGTCGATAAACTTTTTCCCGACTCATCGACTCCAAAATCTCAAAAATcttaa
- the LOC131617448 gene encoding protein LURP-one-related 7-like isoform X1, producing MELQTSDYPYTATDDHHIPIDLFGSKKHAGLPRGILSFTDASGNIVFKVHRQPPNPSSISSPPPKDTKLLLDPDDHPLFSIHGYQNGIWKCYKGSGDGEKELVFEVKRTVKTFTRIELEVNFAGERLNDDVCDLRVIGSPFKKSCSIYKDTNLVAQSSLMYKLNQIYVSRGKFRLTIFPGSIEHGVIVALFVVFLNGRK from the exons ATGGAATTGCAAACTTCAGATTATCCTTACACAGCCACCGATGATCACCACATCCCAATCGATCTCTTCGGTTCCAAAAAACACGCCGGACTTCCACGTGGCATCCTATCCTTCACCGATGCATCAGGTAACATTGTCTTCAAGGTCCACCGTCAACCACCCAATCCCAGTTCCATCTCCTCTCCTCCTCCAAAGGATACCAAACTCTTGCTCGATCCCGACGATCATCCTCTCTTCTCCATCCACGGATATCAA AATGGGATTTGGAAATGTTATAAGGGAAGTGGGGATGGAGAAAAGGAGCTTGTGTTTGAAGTGAAAAGGACCGTGAAAACATTTACTAGAATTGAGTTAGAGGTGAATTTTGCTGGTGAGAGATTAAACGACGACGTTTGTGACTTGAGAGTTATAGGTTCTCCTTTCAAGAAATCATGCAGCATCTATAAGGACACTAATTTGGTGGCACAG AGTAGTCTTATGTACAAGCTTAATCAAATATATGTGAGTAGGGGTAAATTTCGGCTGACAATTTTTCCTGGGAGTATAGAGCATGGTGTTATTGTGGCTTTGTTTGTGGTATTCTTGAATGGAAGAAAATAG
- the LOC131617448 gene encoding protein LURP-one-related 7-like isoform X2, which yields MELQTSDYPYTATDDHHIPIDLFGSKKHAGLPRGILSFTDASGNIVFKVHRQPPNPSSISSPPPKDTKLLLDPDDHPLFSIHGYQNGIWKCYKGSGDGEKELVFEVKRTVKTFTRIELEVNFAGERLNDDVCDLRVIGSPFKKSCSIYKDTNLVAQSYVQA from the exons ATGGAATTGCAAACTTCAGATTATCCTTACACAGCCACCGATGATCACCACATCCCAATCGATCTCTTCGGTTCCAAAAAACACGCCGGACTTCCACGTGGCATCCTATCCTTCACCGATGCATCAGGTAACATTGTCTTCAAGGTCCACCGTCAACCACCCAATCCCAGTTCCATCTCCTCTCCTCCTCCAAAGGATACCAAACTCTTGCTCGATCCCGACGATCATCCTCTCTTCTCCATCCACGGATATCAA AATGGGATTTGGAAATGTTATAAGGGAAGTGGGGATGGAGAAAAGGAGCTTGTGTTTGAAGTGAAAAGGACCGTGAAAACATTTACTAGAATTGAGTTAGAGGTGAATTTTGCTGGTGAGAGATTAAACGACGACGTTTGTGACTTGAGAGTTATAGGTTCTCCTTTCAAGAAATCATGCAGCATCTATAAGGACACTAATTTGGTGGCACAG TCTTATGTACAAGCTTAA
- the LOC131617450 gene encoding probable O-methyltransferase 3 — MEFQKGENVASNLLKAQSHIWNHIFNFINSMSLKCAVDLGIPDIIHNHGKAMPLSKLISSLPIHPSKQSIIPCLMRITTHSGFFSQHNVTENELEIEYVLTDASRLLLKDNPMSVAPFVQAMLDPVLTNPFHQLSTWLKNDDHTAFETTHGRLFWDYAAHDPIFNRLFNESMASDARLVSNLLIENCGEVFNGLESLVDVGGGTGTMAKSLAKSFPQLECIVFDLPHIVDGLQGSDNLNYVGGDMFQEIPQAHAILLKWILHDWNDEECVKILKKCKESLEKKGKEGKVIIIEMVLENEKENNNETQTQLFFDMLMMVTLTGKERNKREWIKLISSAGFSDYKITPILGLRSVIEIYP; from the exons ATGGAATTCCAAAAAGGAGAAAATGTTGCTTCCAATTTGCTGAAAGCTCAAAGTCACATATGGAATCACATTTTCAACTTCATCAATTCCATGTCACTTAAATGTGCTGTTGATTTAGGCATACCAGATATAATACACAACCATGGCAAAGCCATGCCACTCTCAAAACTCATTTCTTCACTACCAATCCACCCTTCCAAACAATCCATTATCCCTTGCTTGATGCGAATCACTACTCATTCTGGCTTTTTCTCTCAGCATAATGTTACAGAGAATGAGTTAGAAATTGAGTATGTGCTAACTGATGCATCTAGATTATTACTTAAGGACAATCCAATGAGTGTGGCACCGTTTGTGCAGGCGATGCTTGATCCAGTTTTAACAAATCCATTTCATCAATTGTCGACTTGGTTAAAAAATGATGATCATACGGCCTTTGAAACGACCCATGGGAGGCTTTTTTGGGATTATGCTGCACATGACCCAATATTTAACCGTTTATTCAATGAGTCTATGGCAAGTGATGCTCGATTAGTGAGCAATCTGTTGATTGAGAACTGCGGAGAAGTGTTCAATGGATTGGAGTCATTAGTAGACGTTGGAGGAGGCACAGGGACCATGGCAAAGTCTCTAGCCAAATCATTCCCACAATTGGAATGTATTGTGTTTGATCTCCCACATATTGTTGATGGCTTACAAGGAAGTGATAACCTAAACTATGTTGGTGGAGATATGTTCCAAGAAATTCCTCAAGCACATGCCATTTTGTTGAAG tGGATATTGCATGACTGGAATGACGAGGAATGTGTGAAGATATTGAAGAAATGTAAGGAATCATTGGAGAAGAAAGGTAAAGAAGGGAAGGTGATTATAATAGAGATGGTGTTAGAGAATGAGAAGGAAAATAATAATGAAACACAAACACAACTCTTTTTTGATATGTTGATGATGGTAACACTCActggaaaagaaagaaacaagagAGAAtggattaagttgatttcttCAGCTGGTTTTAGTGACTATAAGATAACTCCAATATTAGGCTTAAGGTCTGTTATTGAGATCTATCCATAA